From the Mastacembelus armatus chromosome 14, fMasArm1.2, whole genome shotgun sequence genome, one window contains:
- the cct8 gene encoding T-complex protein 1 subunit theta isoform X1 yields the protein MALHVPKAPGFAQMLKDGAKHYSGLEEAVFRNIRACKELSQTTRTAYGPNGMNKMVINHLEKLFVTNDAATILRELEVQHPAAKMIVMASHMQEQEVGDGTNFVLVFAGALLEVAEELLRMGLSVSEVIEGYEKACKKTLEILPDCVCSSAKNLHDVDEATSLIRTAVMSKQYGNEDFLSNLIAQACVSIFPESGNFNVDNVRVCKILGCGVTASSVLHGMVFKKEAEGDVTSVKDAKIAVFSCPFDCMVTETKGTVLINNAQELMDFSKGEEGLMEAQIKAIQEAGANVVVTGGKVADMALHYANKYKLMVVRLNSKWDLRRLCKTVGAVALPRMTAPTPEEMGHCDSVYLTEVGDTQVVVFKHEKEDGAISTVVIRGSTDNLMDDIERAVDDGVNTFKVLVRDKRLIPGAGATEIELAKQITSYGESCPGLEQYAIKKFAEAFEALPRALAENSGVKGSELISKLYASHHEGNKNMGFDIEGEGPAVKDMLEGGILEPYLVKHWGIKLATNAAITVLRVDQIIMAKAAGGPKAPKQRGHWDKDGWDEEPDHFETHH from the exons ATGGCACTCCACGTCCCCAAAGCTCCGGGCTTTGCCCAAATGCTAAAGGATGGCGCTAAG CACTATTCAGGGCTCGAGGAGGCAGTTTTTCGTAACATCAGAGCCTGCAAGGAGCTCTCCCAGACCACACGTACAGCCTATGGGCCAAATG GTATGAACAAAATGGTCATCAACCACTTGGAGAAGCTGTTCGTTACCAATGATGCCGCAACGATTCTCAGAGAGCTTGAG gTGCAGCACCCAGCAGCCAAAATGATTGTGATGGCATCCCATATGCAAGAGCAGGAGGTCGGAGACGGTACAAACTTTGTCCTGGTGTTCGCTGGAGCTCTGCTAGAAGTGGCTGAAGAGCTGCTCAGGAtgggtctgtctgtgtcagaG GTGATTGAAGGCTACGAGAAGGCATGTAAGAAGACTCTGGAGATCCTGCCAGACTGCGTATGTTCCTCAGCCAAGAACCTCCATGATGTTGATGAGGCCACATCTCTGATCCGTACAGCAGTCATGAGTAAACAGTATGGCAACGAAGACTTCCTCTCTAACCTCATCGCACAGGCCTGTG TGTCCATCTTCCCAGAGTCTGGTAATTTCAATGTTGATAACGTCAGAGTGTGCAAGATTTTA GGTTGTGGGGTGACAGCATCTTCTGTGCTGCATGGGATGGTTTTTaagaaggaggcagagggagaCGTCACATCTGTTAAAGACGCCAAGATCGCTGTCTTCTCCTGCCCCTTCGACTGCATGGTGACAGAGACCAAG GGCACAGTGTTGATAAATAATGCACAGGAGCTCATGGACTTCAGTAAGGGAGAGGAGGGTTTGATGGAGGCTCAGATCAAGGCTATCCAGGAGGCTGGTGCCAATGTGGTGGTAACTGGGGGAAAAGTGGCCGACATGGCACTGCACTACGCCAACAAGTACAAGCTCATGGTGGTCAG gctAAACTCCAAGTGGGACCTCAGGAGGCTATGCAAGACTGTAGGTGCTGTAGCACTGCCCAGGATG ACGGCGCCAACTCCTGAGGAGATGGGTCACTGTGACAGCGTTTACCTGACAGAGGTGGGGGACACACAGGTGGTGGTCTTCAAACATG agaaagaggatgGTGCCATCTCAACGGTGGTGATCAGAGGTTCCACTGACAACCTGATGGATGATATTGAAAGGGCTGTAGATGATGGCGTCAACACCTTCAAGGTTTTGGTCAGG GACAAACGCCTGATACCTGGAGCAGGAGCCACTGAGATTGAGCTGGCCAAACAGATCACCTCATACGGAGAG TCCTGCCCGGGTCTGGAACAGTATGCCATTAAAAAGTTTGCTGAAGCCTTTGAGGCGCTGCCACGTGCGCTGGCCGAGAACTCTGGTGTGAAGGGGAGTGAGCTCATCTCTAAACTGTATGCCTCACATCACgagggaaataaaaatatggGCTTTGACATTGAG GGAGAAGGCCCTGCTGTGAAGGACATGCTCGAAGGTGGCATTCTGGAGCCTTACTTGGTCAAACACTGGGGTATCAAACTGGCCACCAATGCTGCCATCACAGTGCTGAGAGTTGATCAG ATCATCATGGCTAAGGCTGCAGGGGGACCCAAGGCTCCAAAGCAGAGAGGCCATTGGGACAAGGACGGTTGGGACGAAGAGCCTGATCATTTTGAAACTCACCATTAG
- the cct8 gene encoding T-complex protein 1 subunit theta isoform X2 has protein sequence MALHVPKAPGFAQMLKDGAKHYSGLEEAVFRNIRACKELSQTTRTAYGPNGMNKMVINHLEKLFVTNDAATILRELEVQHPAAKMIVMASHMQEQEVGDGTNFVLVFAGALLEVAEELLRMGLSVSEVIEGYEKACKKTLEILPDCVCSSAKNLHDVDEATSLIRTAVMSKQYGNEDFLSNLIAQACVSIFPESGNFNVDNVRVCKILGCGVTASSVLHGMVFKKEAEGDVTSVKDAKIAVFSCPFDCMVTETKGTVLINNAQELMDFSKGEEGLMEAQIKAIQEAGANVVVTGGKVADMALHYANKYKLMVVRLNSKWDLRRLCKTVGAVALPRMTAPTPEEMGHCDSVYLTEVGDTQVVVFKHEKEDGAISTVVIRGSTDNLMDDIERAVDDGVNTFKVLVRDKRLIPGAGATEIELAKQITSYGESCPGLEQYAIKKFAEAFEALPRALAENSGVKGSELISKLYASHHEGNKNMGFDIEGEGPAVKDMLEGGILEPYLVKHWGIKLATNAAITVLRVDQIIMAKPSGGPKAPQGKKDFDEED, from the exons ATGGCACTCCACGTCCCCAAAGCTCCGGGCTTTGCCCAAATGCTAAAGGATGGCGCTAAG CACTATTCAGGGCTCGAGGAGGCAGTTTTTCGTAACATCAGAGCCTGCAAGGAGCTCTCCCAGACCACACGTACAGCCTATGGGCCAAATG GTATGAACAAAATGGTCATCAACCACTTGGAGAAGCTGTTCGTTACCAATGATGCCGCAACGATTCTCAGAGAGCTTGAG gTGCAGCACCCAGCAGCCAAAATGATTGTGATGGCATCCCATATGCAAGAGCAGGAGGTCGGAGACGGTACAAACTTTGTCCTGGTGTTCGCTGGAGCTCTGCTAGAAGTGGCTGAAGAGCTGCTCAGGAtgggtctgtctgtgtcagaG GTGATTGAAGGCTACGAGAAGGCATGTAAGAAGACTCTGGAGATCCTGCCAGACTGCGTATGTTCCTCAGCCAAGAACCTCCATGATGTTGATGAGGCCACATCTCTGATCCGTACAGCAGTCATGAGTAAACAGTATGGCAACGAAGACTTCCTCTCTAACCTCATCGCACAGGCCTGTG TGTCCATCTTCCCAGAGTCTGGTAATTTCAATGTTGATAACGTCAGAGTGTGCAAGATTTTA GGTTGTGGGGTGACAGCATCTTCTGTGCTGCATGGGATGGTTTTTaagaaggaggcagagggagaCGTCACATCTGTTAAAGACGCCAAGATCGCTGTCTTCTCCTGCCCCTTCGACTGCATGGTGACAGAGACCAAG GGCACAGTGTTGATAAATAATGCACAGGAGCTCATGGACTTCAGTAAGGGAGAGGAGGGTTTGATGGAGGCTCAGATCAAGGCTATCCAGGAGGCTGGTGCCAATGTGGTGGTAACTGGGGGAAAAGTGGCCGACATGGCACTGCACTACGCCAACAAGTACAAGCTCATGGTGGTCAG gctAAACTCCAAGTGGGACCTCAGGAGGCTATGCAAGACTGTAGGTGCTGTAGCACTGCCCAGGATG ACGGCGCCAACTCCTGAGGAGATGGGTCACTGTGACAGCGTTTACCTGACAGAGGTGGGGGACACACAGGTGGTGGTCTTCAAACATG agaaagaggatgGTGCCATCTCAACGGTGGTGATCAGAGGTTCCACTGACAACCTGATGGATGATATTGAAAGGGCTGTAGATGATGGCGTCAACACCTTCAAGGTTTTGGTCAGG GACAAACGCCTGATACCTGGAGCAGGAGCCACTGAGATTGAGCTGGCCAAACAGATCACCTCATACGGAGAG TCCTGCCCGGGTCTGGAACAGTATGCCATTAAAAAGTTTGCTGAAGCCTTTGAGGCGCTGCCACGTGCGCTGGCCGAGAACTCTGGTGTGAAGGGGAGTGAGCTCATCTCTAAACTGTATGCCTCACATCACgagggaaataaaaatatggGCTTTGACATTGAG GGAGAAGGCCCTGCTGTGAAGGACATGCTCGAAGGTGGCATTCTGGAGCCTTACTTGGTCAAACACTGGGGTATCAAACTGGCCACCAATGCTGCCATCACAGTGCTGAGAGTTGATCAG ATAATCATGGCCAAACCATCAGGGGGACCTAAAGCTCCCCAGGGAAAGAAGGACTTTGATGAAGAAGACTGA